AGGTGGCTGTCCACCATCCAGAGTCCGGAGATGTCCACCACCATGCCGCGCGCGCGGGTGCGCTGGATGTCGCGCAGCACGTCCGAGCACAACTGCGCGGCCTGCGCGTCGGTGATGTCGCCCTGCAACGGAACGATGAGATTGCCCCAGAGCGGAATGATGGGGATGCGCGCGGTGTCGCGCTCGGGCCGGGCGAGTGCAGCGGAAGCGGCGAAGCTCATGGTGTCTCCACGTCCACCACCAACACGGTGGCGTCGTCGGTGTTGCGGCCGTAGCGCTCCATCAGCAGGTCGCAGGCCGCGTCAGGAGAGAGGTTCCGGGTGTCATCGAGCTCCAACCGCGAACTCAAGCCATCGCTGAAGACGGCCATCCGGTCCCCCGGCAGCAAGGCCGCGGACGTCACCCGCAGCGCGCGGTGGGACTGGCCGAGAATGCCCGGCGTGGGAATCACGGGCACCCGCGTGCCGCGCGTGCGCAGCTCCACGTTGCCCACGCCGCCGCAGTGCACCCGCTGGCCGTCGAAGAGCGCGACCATCACCGCCGCGCCCCGCCCACTCCGCAGCGCCAGGTGCATCGCGGCGACGATGGACTCCACGTCCTGGTTCAAGTCGACCTGCGCCAGACACCGCAGGGCCTCCGAGGTGACCCGGGCCGCCACAGGGCCGTGGCCCAGCGCATCCACCACCGCGCACAACGTCCGCGAGCGCTCCTGGCGGACCATCACCCCGTCCCCGTTCTCCAATTCGCCCACCTTGGGCCGGGAGCGATGGGCGATGGCGAGTCTCACAGCCACACCTCGAACTCCACCTGCGTGCCGTCGGGCCCGGTGCGCACATCGAAGCGGTCCGCCAGACGCTTCACGCCCAGCAGCCCCAGCCCCATGCCCGTCTTGCTCTTGTAGGTGCCCGACAGCACGCGCGTCAGGTCCGAGATGCCCTGACCGGAGTCCTCGGCGCTGACGCGCAACACCCGCTTGGGGTCAAGCTGCGGCGCGAGGTGGATGGTGCCGCCCCCCGCGTAGGAGATCTGGTTGCGCGCCAGCTCACTCACGGCCGTGGCCACCTTCTGGCACTCGTAGCCGCGGCCTCCCATGGACTCGCACATGACCTTCGCCGCGAGCCGCGCATGGCTGGCGTCCGCCTCCGTGCGCACCAGATAGGTCGTCGCACGGACGTCCGATGGCGCGGCCGTGGCCCCCACCCCGTTCGAGGCGGGCGACGTCGACAACAACAGCTTGAGCTGCGTCATCAACTGCGGCTTGCGCACGGGGTCCACGAAGTGACGCGTCGCCGGCTCCAGCGCTTCGATGATGCGAGGCAGCTCCGCACGCGTCGCCGATTCCAGGGACAGCCGCAGGGGCTCCAGCGTGCCGCGCAGCACCAACCGCGCCGCCGTCTCCGACATGAATTGCTGAAGGACGCGCAGAATCCCCGCGCACACAGGACCGCCGCTCACGCCTGCCTCCGCTTCTCGTGAACCACCCGCTTGCGCGCCACGACTTCCAGGCCGCCGCCGTCGCGGTTCGCCACGTGGACCGAATCGCTGAGGCGCCGCACCGCCGCGCCGCCCTCGCCCAGGCTCTCCCCGGGCAGCGGCCCCGGACGCCCTTCCTCCCGGCCCGAGAAGAGTCGTGAGGGGTCCGCCATGCCGGGGCCTCGGTCCGTCGAGCGGATGCAGAGCCACTCCGGCTCGCGCCACAGCTCGACCCAGCCGCGGCCCCCCGCGTGGCGCACCAGGTTGGTGGCCAGCTCGCTGACCACCACGGCCACCTCGGCGCTGGCGCGGGCCGGAAGGCCGTGCTCCCGGGCGTAGCGGCGACTCAGCGCGGCGGCGACCGCGGCATCCGACCTCGAGGAAACCTCGATGCTGAACATCGGCTCAACTTCTGAGAGCATGGGAGTTCGGGAGAGCAATCGTCCAACCAAGCTGCAATATTGCAATGCAGCTCCCTCAATCGAACCACCACCGCGCCGGTGATGTAAAGCAACGCCCAGTCATCCCCGACCCTCGGCTTCCATCCCTGGAAAGGCCGGACTTGAATGAAGGGTTTTCCCGAAGTCGAAACGGGAGTTCAGCGCTTCCCGCCGACGCGGCCCCGAGTTCCCGGAACCGGCGTCAGCGCCCGCCTGCCGCGCCCGAGCCCCCGAAGGCGGCTCGGGCAGTCCTCCCGTTCAGACGCCGGTCAGCTCGTGCAGTTGGAGGTCCGGCCCCACGGCCAACGTGTGGCCCTGGGCCAGCTCCACCCAACCCGCGGAGCGCTTGAGATGACTGGCCACCACGACGGTATGACGGCGGCGGTGCGCGCTCACCGCCGGCTGGGTGTCGGGTGTGGACGGCGTCACCTCGCACAGCTCGCATTCCGCCGCCCCCTCCAGCCGCGTGCAGAACAGGGGCGGTTCGCCGAAGCGGGTCGCCGCCAGGAGGGTGCCGTTGGTGGCCACGAGGTTCAGCGAGGGCGTGCGCGCCACGCCAGCCTGGGCCGCGGCGCGCGCCACTTCACGCGCGGTGTCCGCCAACACGCGACCCGCCAGCTCCGCCTCGAGCCGAGGATCCTCCGTGCGGCCGAGGTCGCGCAGATTCTTGAGGAAGGTGGCGAACAGGAGCTCCCCCGGTGTGCCGCCACGCACCTGCCGGCGCAGGTGATCCGGGAGCGCGTCCATCAACGCCGCGCGAAGTGGCTCGAGCCCCTGTCCGTCGCCCTGGTGGGCGAAGAGCCAGCGGCGGGACCGGAAGGGCTGGGTGTTCTCCTCCAGCGACAGGCCCACCGGGAGCTGGCCCGCGTGGAAGAGCAGCGCGTCGGACTCATGCGGAGGCGCGAGCGAGTCCAGCGTCAGCGCCTCGCTGCTCGCATAGCGCCGCAGGAGGACTTCATCCTGGGCGTAGGAGCCCACCCCCACGGCGTTGGCCCTCGAATCACCATGGAGCAGGACCTGGCCCTGGAGGCGGTGCAGCTCGCATCGGAGCAGGTTCGGGTCGGACGTCAGGGCAGCGAGGATGACGGACATGGATGAGTAAACCCCCTTCCCATCGAGAGATAATGGCCTCGGTGCGCCCCCTCAAGCCAGCGGGCATGCTCCCTTGCACCCTCCCTAAGCCCTTGAAATGGCTGGGCTTTATTGACACGGGAACGTTGACACCCGCTTCTGGGGGTGCCTAACCTCCGTGCCCTTCACCGACGGACCTCTGCTGAAGGTCTTCACCGGAGACGGAATGGCGGACGACATCGCAATTGGCATCGACCTGGGCACTTCGTACTCGTGCGTGTCGGTGGTCCAGGACGGCCAGCCCATTGTCATCCCCAACGAATGGGGTGAGACGACCCATGCCTCCTGCGTCTCGTTCCTCGAGGACGGCTCGGTGCTGGTGGGCAACGCGGCCAAGAAGAACATCATCACCAGCCCGGAGCAGACCGTCTATTCCGCCAAGCGGCTCATCGGGCGCTACTACTTCTCCGACGAGGTGAAGAAGGCGCAGGCGGTGATGCCGTACCGCATCGTCGAGGGCGAGAACAACTCGGTGCGCATCGCGGTGAACGACCACAGCTATTCGCTCCCGGAGATCAGCGCGCTGGTCCTCAAGGAGATGAAGGCGGTGGCGGAGACGTACCTGGGCCAGGAGGTGACCAAGGCCGTGGTCACCGTGCCCGCGTACTTCAACGACAACCAGCGGCAGGCCACCAAGGACGCGGGTCGCATCGCGGGCATGGAGGTGCTGCGCATCCTCAATGAGCCCACCTCCGCGGCGCTCGCGTACGGCTTCGGCCGCGACGTGAACCAGCGCGTGGTGGTCTACGACCTGGGCGGCGGCACCTTCGACGTGTCGATTCTGGAGATCGGCAAGGACGTGTTCGAGGTGCTGGCCACCGCGGGCGACACGTACCTGGGCGGCGACGACTTCGACGACCGCATCATGACGTGGCTGGCGGATGACTTCCTGGCCCGCACGCGCCTGGACGTGCGCCAGAACAAGTTCTGCCTGCAGATGCTCAAGGAGGCCGCGGAGAAGGCGAAGATCGACGTGGGCCAGACGGGCTCGGCCGACATCCTGTGCCAGGGCATCTGCCAGGACGCGGACGGCAACATCATGGACCTGAAGGGGCAGCTCAATCAGGACCAGTTCAACCGCATGGTGATGGACCTGGTGCAGCGCACCTTCAAGGTGTGCGACGAGGCCCTCCAGAGCGCGCGCCTGACGGCGGCGGACATCGACGCGGTCATCCTCGTGGGCGGCCCCACGCGACTGCCCATCATCCGCAACTCGGTGAAGCACTACTTCCAGAAGGATCCGCTGGAAGGCATCAACCCGGACCAGGTCGTGGCCATGGGCGCGGCGCTCCAGTCGCACGCGCTGCTCGACAGCAAGACGGAGACGTTCCTGGTGGACGTCACGCCGCTGTCGCTGCGGATTGGCACGGTGGGCGGGTACACCGAGAAGATCATCGACAAGAACACGCCGGTGCCCATCGACCGCTCGAAGACGTTCACCACCAGCCGGGATGGCCAGGAGAAGGTGAAGATTCGCGTGTACCAGGGCGAGTCCAACCGCGCCGACGAGTGCGAGATGCTCGGTGAGTTCGAGTTCGCGGGCTTCCGCATCGGCTACCGCGGCGAGGTGAAGATCGAGGTCACCTTCGAAATCAACACGGATGGCCTGGTGCATGTCTCCGCCTGCGACACGGAGACGGGTCAGAAGACGTCGACCTCCATCACCTTGTCGTCCGGCATGAGCGAAGCCGACATCCAGCAGTCCATCCAGGCCAACCGGAACACCCGGCTCGCCGGCCACAACAGCAACGACCTGCCCGCCGTGGCGCAGTAAGGCCGCGACCCGACCACGCCGATGTCCCAGCCCTCAGACCCCAGCGACGGGAAACCGACGGGAGCGCCGCCCGGGACGCCGGCCACGCCCGCTCGGCCCGCCGTCCCGCGAGTGACGGCCGCCGTGCCTGGGCCCGTGACGGTTCCGACGGCCCCCGCCAGCGCGGCGACGCCAGCGCCTCGGCCGCCACCGGCCGCGAAGTCACCCGCGATGGCGCCCACGCCGCCGCCCCGGGCCACCCTGACGGGGATTCCCGCCGTGCGCCCGGCCACGGGGGCTGGCGCGGGGACACCGGCGGGTGGACGTCCCGCCGTGCCAGGGGCCACGGGCGCGGGTGGCGTGAATCCGCAACGCCCCGTGCCACCCGGAGCGGGTGTTGGGGCCGCGCAGAAGTCGCCAGCCTCGGTGCCTGGGGTTCCGCCTGTCAGCGCCAGTGCGGCGCCACCGGTGTCGCCCATCACGCTCCCGAACATCCCCGCTGTGGAGTCTGGTCCCACGCCTCGCGGGACGCCCACCACCCTCCCTGGCATTCCTTCCGTGTCACCTGGAGCGACGCCCCGAGTGGGCGCTGACACGAGTCCGCCACTCCCCCGCGCGGCGGGGACGGCCAGCCCCGATGGCACGCCAGCCACCGGCCGCGTCGCCGCGGCGAGAACCACTCCCGCTGGAGCCGCCACACCCCCGCCACGCCCGGGCATGGTCCCCGGTGCCGCAGGGGCACCCACGCCCGCACCTCGCACAGCGGCAGGCGGAACCACTCCAGTTCCTCGCCCCGTGGGCGCGGCTGGCGGCGCGACTCCCGTTCCTCGCCCTGTGGGTGCGGCAGGCGGAACCACGCCAGTTCCCCGCACGGCAGGCGCAGCAGGCGGAACCACGCCAGTTCCTCGCCCCGCCGGCGCGGCAGGCGGCGCGACTCCCGTTCCTCGCCCTGTGGGCGCGGCAGGTGGAACCACGCCAGTTCCTCGCACCGCAGGCGCAGCAGGCGGCGCGACTCCCGTTCCTCACATCGGCCCTGACGCTGCTCCGGCCAGTGCGCCGCTGAACCCCGGTGTCGCCGGAGGCTCGGCATCGGAAGCAGTGCCATCCGTCGCGCCGCTCGGTCCCAATGCGACAGGTGAGACGTCCGCCACGGGGGCCGTTCCCTCCGTACTGAGCGCGGGCACGGCGTCGGGCACGGTCCCTTCTGTCGCGCCGTTGAGCGCCAAGGCTCCGTCTGGCCCCTTGCCTTCAGTGGCACCGACGAGGCCCACCGTACAGTCAGGCGCCGTGCCCTCTGTCGCGCCACTGAGCTCCAAAGCCCCTTCAGGGGCGGTGCCTTCTGTCGCGCCCCTGAGCCCCAAAGCCCTTTCGGGAGCGGTGCCCGCAGTCCCCTCTGTCGCGCCACTGAGCCCCAACGCCCCTTCGGGAGCAGTGCCCTCTGTCGCGCCACCGAGCCCCCAAGCCCCTTCGGGAGCGGTACCTTCCGTCGCGGCACTGAGCCCCACTGCTACGTCTGGAGCGGTGCCCTCCGTCGCGCCGCTGGACGCCAACAAGACATCAGGGGCAGTGCCCACGGTCGCTCCGCTGGGCGCCAACAAGACATCAGGGGCAGTGCCCACCGTAGCTCCGCTGGGCGCCAACAAGACATCAGGGACAGTCCCCACTGTCGCGCCGCTGGGCGCGAACAAGACGTCAGGGGCCGTCCCCACTGTCGCTCCGCTGGGCGCGAACAAGACATCAGGGGCAGTCCCCACCGTCGCGCCGCTGAGCACTGGCGCCGTGCCCTCCGTGGCCCCAGCGCGGCCGACCGCACCTTCTGGCGCCGTGCCCTCCGTGGCCCCAGCGCGGCCGACCGCACCTTCTGGCGCCGTGCCCTCCGTCGCGCCAGCGCGGCCGACCGCACCTTCTGGCGCCGTGCCCTCCGTGGCGCCAGCGCGGCCGACCGCGCCCTCTGGCGCGGTGCCCTCCGTCGCGCCGCTGAGCCCCAGTGCCCCGCCGGGAGCAACTCCCGCCATCCCCCCCGTGGCCGGTGCTCCCGGAGCCCGCCCGCGCCCGCCGCCCGTGCTCGCGCTGGGCCAGGTGGCCCCGCCCGTGGCGCCATCCGCGTCGCCTCCGCAGCGGCCCGGCGCACGGCCCACCATGTCCCTGCCCGCGCTGGTGCCCGCGGGCGCCACGCCACCGCGCCCTCCGGCCGCCCCGCGCCCGCCCGCCGTGCCTGGAGTCCCGTCCGTCGCGCCGCTCGCGGCCACGCCTGGAATCCCCTCCGTCGCGCCGCTCGGCGCCGGGCCGAAGGCACCGACCCTCAGCGTGCCCGCGATTCCCTCCGTGGCCCCGGCCGTGCCGCCAGCGGCCGCCGTCCCCCCTCCCCCGCCGACGTCTGCGGACAAGGGCCCGGGGCTCGACCTCCAGCAGCTCGCGGACCTGGAAGCCCGCTGCGCGAAGCTCGACCAGCTCGACTACTTCGAGCTGCTCGCCCTGGAGCGCACGGCCACGCCCGCGGACATCAAGCGCGCCTTCTACCGGGAGAGCCGCACCTACCATCCCGACCGCTTCTTCCAGATGGATTCGAAGGAGCTGAAGGAGCGCGTCAACGAACTCTACAAGCGCGTCACCGAGGCCTACTACGTCCTGCGCGACGACACGAAGCGCAAGAAGTACGTCGCCGACGTGACGGGCCCCGAGCGCGCCCAGAAGCTGCGCTTCACCGAAGCCTCCGAGGCCGAAACCAAGGCCGCCGCCAAGAAGGAGCAGGAGGAGCAGATCGGCACCCACCCCAAGGGCCGCCAGTTCTTCCAACAGGCGCAGAAGGACGCGGACGCCGGCAACTGGTCCGCCGCCGAGCGCAACCTCAAGATGGCGCTCACCTATGAGCCGGCCAACGCCCGCTACAAGGAGCGCCTGGCGGAAATCCAGAAGCAGTCCCAGGACGAGTCCCGCGACAAGGGCGGCTCGTTCAAGATTCGCTGACGGCGGCGCCTGGGGAGAGCATGGTCATCGACCTCATCATCCTCGGACTGGTGCTCTTCTTCGCCCTCATCGGGGCGGCGACGGGCGTGTCCCGGCAGGTCGCCAACTGGGCGGGGCTCGCGGTGGGCTACTTCGCCTCGCGACGGCTGGGCCCGGTGGCGGGGCCGCACCTGGCGGAGGCCCTGGGCAGCCCGCTCTTCCTGGGCTTCATCGTGGGCACGGTGCTCGTCTTCATCTGCACCTGGCTCGCGGTCCGCTACGCCCTGGGCGCGCTGCTCCTGCGCATCCTCTCCACCGGCCAGCACAACGAGAACCGCGGGCTGGACCGCTTCCTCGGCTTCGTGCTCGGCGGCGCGAAGATGGGCCTCATCGCCTGGGTCATCCTCAGCGGCATCGCCTTCTTCGAACAGCACGTCGTCATCGCCGGGCGCCGCGTGGGCTTCTCCCCGAAGGAGTCGCTCTCCATCGAGGTGGCCCGCCGCTACAACCTCTTCGAGATGACGCAGTTCGCCCCCGTGGGGAACCTCGTGGAGGTCTCGAAGGCGGCGGGCGACCCGAAGCGCGCCGGCAAGCTCCAGGACGACCCCGCATACAAGGCTTTGCGCAAGGACCCGCGCTTCCAGCGCCTGCTCCAGGACCCGAAGCTGAAGCAGGCCCTGGCGCGAGGAGACACCGCCGCGCTGCTGCGCAACGACGGTGTCCTCCAGCTCATCCAGGACCCGGACGTGGTGGCCCGGCTGGGCGCCGCGGCGCGCGCGTCCGAGCGCGCGCCCTGACTCACACGTCCAACTGCGTCGAATCCAACCCGCGCAGCCGCTCGCGCACGAAGCCCGCGTCCACCGTCACCTGGTGCCGCCGCCGCTCGGGCGCCTCGAACATGACGTCCGACATGACGTGCTCCAGGATGGACCGCAGCCCGCGCGCGCCCAGGCCCCGCTCCACGGAGTAGCGCACCACCTCGCGCAGCCCGGGCGCGGCGAAGTCCACCTCCAGCTCGTCCATGGCCAGCAGCTCGCGGAACTCGCGGACGATGGCATCCGGCGGCTCGGTGAGGACGCGGAGCAGGTCGTCCTCCCCCAGCCGGTCCAACTGCACCACCACCGGCAGGCGCCCGAGGAACTCCGCCAACATGCCGAACTCCGTGAGCTGGCGGGTGCTGATGCGCCGCTGTCGCTGCTTCGCCGCGTCGTCCGCGCCAAAGCCCATGGAGCGCCCGCCCTCGTCACCGTAGTCGTGCAGGTCGCTGAACGTCCCCGCGCAGATGAAGAGGATGTCGCGCGTATCCACCTGCACGAAGTCACTTTTGTTCCACGCCTGGGTGACATTGAGGGGCACGTACACCTCGCGGCCCTCCAGCAGCTTCAGCAGCGACTGCTGCACGCCCTCGCCGCCGATGTCGCGGCTCCCCGCACCGTTGCGGGCGCTCTGGGAGCGCCGGGCAATCTTGTCCACCTCGTCGATGAAGATGATGCCCCGCTGGGTGTCCTCCACGGAGTGGTTCGCCTTGAAGAGGAGGTCGGAGATCATCACCTCCACGTCCTTCCCGTAGTAGCCGGCCTCCGTGTACTCGGTGGCGTCCACGGTGGTGAACGGGACATTGAGGATGTCCGCCAGGTTGCGGGCGATGTGTGTCTTGCCGCTCCCGGTGGGGCCTATGAGCAAGATGTTGGATTTCTTGATGAGCGAGGTCCGGCGCAGCCTTCGCGCCAGGAGGCGCTTGAGGTGATTGTGGGCAGCAATGGCCACGGCGCGCTTGGCGCCGGACTGGCCGATGACGAAGCGGTCCAGCCGCTCGTAGATTTCCCGCGGGGTCAGCACCGCTTCTTCCCTGCGTGCGGACGACTCCATGTACCCTCCCCTTGTGTCCACGCGTCCCTCGGACGCACCGGGAAAAGGTAGGAATTGAATGGAGAGTCGGCCCGAGGGAGGAGAAGCACCGGGCGGCCGCCCCGCCAGCCTGCCTGCCCTCCGCGCAAGCGGCTGTTGAATACGGAGGGGGTTTCCGATAGTTCCCGCGCGATTTCCCGTGCCCGGCTTCATAGTGCATGGGGAGTTACCCCCTTCAACCCAGGGAGCCTCGAGAAGCCGATGCCCGCAAACGCCCCTCCCCACCGCTGGACCCTTGCCGACGCGCACGAGCTGTACGGAATCCGCAACTGGGGCAAGCCCTACTTCGGCATCAACGAGAAGGGCCATGTGATCGTCCACCCGGACGGTCCCCAGGCCCCGAACATGGACCTGAAGGAGTTGGTGGACGAAGTGCGCCGCCGGGGCATTGGCCTGCCGCTGCTGATCCGGTTCACGGACGTGCTCCGCCACCGCGTCGTCCACCTGAACGAGGCCTTCCGCAAGGCCATGGTCGACCAGGGCTTCAAGGGCGACTACCGCGGCGTCTACCCCATCAAGGTGAACCAGCACCGCTACGTGGTGGAGACGCTCATCGAGGCGGGCAAGGGCTACAACTACGGCCTGGAGGCCGGCAGCAAGCCCGAGCTGCTCGCGGTGATGGCGCTGCTGGAGAACGAGAACGCCCTCGTCATCTGCAACGGCTACAAGGACGAGGAGTACATCGAGACGGCGCTCTTCTACTCGCGCCTGGGCCGCAACGTCATCCTGGTGGTGGAGAAGCCCAGCGAGCTGCCGCTCATCGCGGAGGTCGCGCGCCGCACGGGCATCGTCCCCCGGCTGGGCATGCGCGTGAAGCTGTCCACGCGCGGCGCCGGCAAGTGGGAGGCCAGCGGCGGAGACCGCTCCAAGTTCGGCCTGTCCTCCTCCGAGCTGATGAACTGCATCAGCTTCATGAAGGACACGGGCCTGCT
This genomic window from Myxococcus hansupus contains:
- a CDS encoding ATP-binding protein — its product is MSGGPVCAGILRVLQQFMSETAARLVLRGTLEPLRLSLESATRAELPRIIEALEPATRHFVDPVRKPQLMTQLKLLLSTSPASNGVGATAAPSDVRATTYLVRTEADASHARLAAKVMCESMGGRGYECQKVATAVSELARNQISYAGGGTIHLAPQLDPKRVLRVSAEDSGQGISDLTRVLSGTYKSKTGMGLGLLGVKRLADRFDVRTGPDGTQVEFEVWL
- a CDS encoding CvpA family protein, with the protein product MVIDLIILGLVLFFALIGAATGVSRQVANWAGLAVGYFASRRLGPVAGPHLAEALGSPLFLGFIVGTVLVFICTWLAVRYALGALLLRILSTGQHNENRGLDRFLGFVLGGAKMGLIAWVILSGIAFFEQHVVIAGRRVGFSPKESLSIEVARRYNLFEMTQFAPVGNLVEVSKAAGDPKRAGKLQDDPAYKALRKDPRFQRLLQDPKLKQALARGDTAALLRNDGVLQLIQDPDVVARLGAAARASERAP
- the dnaK gene encoding molecular chaperone DnaK, which produces MADDIAIGIDLGTSYSCVSVVQDGQPIVIPNEWGETTHASCVSFLEDGSVLVGNAAKKNIITSPEQTVYSAKRLIGRYYFSDEVKKAQAVMPYRIVEGENNSVRIAVNDHSYSLPEISALVLKEMKAVAETYLGQEVTKAVVTVPAYFNDNQRQATKDAGRIAGMEVLRILNEPTSAALAYGFGRDVNQRVVVYDLGGGTFDVSILEIGKDVFEVLATAGDTYLGGDDFDDRIMTWLADDFLARTRLDVRQNKFCLQMLKEAAEKAKIDVGQTGSADILCQGICQDADGNIMDLKGQLNQDQFNRMVMDLVQRTFKVCDEALQSARLTAADIDAVILVGGPTRLPIIRNSVKHYFQKDPLEGINPDQVVAMGAALQSHALLDSKTETFLVDVTPLSLRIGTVGGYTEKIIDKNTPVPIDRSKTFTTSRDGQEKVKIRVYQGESNRADECEMLGEFEFAGFRIGYRGEVKIEVTFEINTDGLVHVSACDTETGQKTSTSITLSSGMSEADIQQSIQANRNTRLAGHNSNDLPAVAQ
- a CDS encoding J domain-containing protein, giving the protein MAPSASPPQRPGARPTMSLPALVPAGATPPRPPAAPRPPAVPGVPSVAPLAATPGIPSVAPLGAGPKAPTLSVPAIPSVAPAVPPAAAVPPPPPTSADKGPGLDLQQLADLEARCAKLDQLDYFELLALERTATPADIKRAFYRESRTYHPDRFFQMDSKELKERVNELYKRVTEAYYVLRDDTKRKKYVADVTGPERAQKLRFTEASEAETKAAAKKEQEEQIGTHPKGRQFFQQAQKDADAGNWSAAERNLKMALTYEPANARYKERLAEIQKQSQDESRDKGGSFKIR
- a CDS encoding class II glutamine amidotransferase, whose product is MSVILAALTSDPNLLRCELHRLQGQVLLHGDSRANAVGVGSYAQDEVLLRRYASSEALTLDSLAPPHESDALLFHAGQLPVGLSLEENTQPFRSRRWLFAHQGDGQGLEPLRAALMDALPDHLRRQVRGGTPGELLFATFLKNLRDLGRTEDPRLEAELAGRVLADTAREVARAAAQAGVARTPSLNLVATNGTLLAATRFGEPPLFCTRLEGAAECELCEVTPSTPDTQPAVSAHRRRHTVVVASHLKRSAGWVELAQGHTLAVGPDLQLHELTGV
- a CDS encoding SpoIIE family protein phosphatase, with the translated sequence MAVRLAIAHRSRPKVGELENGDGVMVRQERSRTLCAVVDALGHGPVAARVTSEALRCLAQVDLNQDVESIVAAMHLALRSGRGAAVMVALFDGQRVHCGGVGNVELRTRGTRVPVIPTPGILGQSHRALRVTSAALLPGDRMAVFSDGLSSRLELDDTRNLSPDAACDLLMERYGRNTDDATVLVVDVETP
- the clpX gene encoding ATP-dependent Clp protease ATP-binding subunit ClpX; translation: MESSARREEAVLTPREIYERLDRFVIGQSGAKRAVAIAAHNHLKRLLARRLRRTSLIKKSNILLIGPTGSGKTHIARNLADILNVPFTTVDATEYTEAGYYGKDVEVMISDLLFKANHSVEDTQRGIIFIDEVDKIARRSQSARNGAGSRDIGGEGVQQSLLKLLEGREVYVPLNVTQAWNKSDFVQVDTRDILFICAGTFSDLHDYGDEGGRSMGFGADDAAKQRQRRISTRQLTEFGMLAEFLGRLPVVVQLDRLGEDDLLRVLTEPPDAIVREFRELLAMDELEVDFAAPGLREVVRYSVERGLGARGLRSILEHVMSDVMFEAPERRRHQVTVDAGFVRERLRGLDSTQLDV
- a CDS encoding ATP-binding protein, which translates into the protein MLSEVEPMFSIEVSSRSDAAVAAALSRRYAREHGLPARASAEVAVVVSELATNLVRHAGGRGWVELWREPEWLCIRSTDRGPGMADPSRLFSGREEGRPGPLPGESLGEGGAAVRRLSDSVHVANRDGGGLEVVARKRVVHEKRRQA